The Gemmatimonadota bacterium genomic interval CACCCCGCGCACAGGGTCGACATCGAGCCCTCGTAATCGCGGCGCGTCAACCCCAGGGCGTTCGTTTTTAGCCCGGGGTGCCGGACCTTCGGCTTCGCTATGTAGGTCATCGCTCTCTGCTACTCCTGCCGCTCCGCCGCCTCGGCGGCTGCGGCGGCTGTAGCCTGCGGCCGCCCGGCACTCAGTTTTGAAATCCGACCACTACCGCTCCAACCCTCGCTGAGTGCCGGGCGCTCGCCCTTGCGCTTTCTCCCCGGCCCGGCGGGTGCCGGCTTCAGCCCCAGGCTGCGCGCCAGCCCTTTCCGCTCGATCTCCGCTCTGACGCCCTCGACCACGTGGTGGCAGCTCAGCGGCAGCCCGCCGTACTGCCGGACGCCGGCCAGCCGCTCGCCCGGCACACCCGTCTCAATGCGCAGCAGCGCCGCAAGCTGGCCATCGCGGTTCTGCTCGACCACGAAGCTCAGCGCGTGGCGCTCCAGGAACTCGCGCACGGGCGCGTCGAAGGGGAAGCCGCGGACGCGCAGGTAATCCAGCGGCAGCCCCTGTCTCGCGAGCTGCTCCTGTGCCTCGAGCACCGCGGCATGGCAGCTCCCCAGCGACACCATCCCCAGCCGGGCGCCGGGTAGGGCGCGGAGCTCCGGCGCGGGCACCTGCCGCGCCGCCGCCTCCAGCTTCCGCTTCAGCCGCTCCATGACCTCCGCGTACTCGGCCGCGTCCTCCGTGTAGCCGCCGTATTTGTTGTGGCCCGAGCCACGGGTGAAGTACGCGCCCCTGGCGTGCACCCCGGGCAGCGTGCGCGCGGCCACGGCGTCGCCATCCCCATCCAGATAGCGGTAGAACTTCTCCATGCGCTCGAGGGCCGGTGCGTCCAACACCTTGCCCCGGTCCGGGCGGTAGCGGTCGTCCCAGCGCAGCCGGGGCACGACCCAATCATTCATGCCGATGTCCAGATCCGACAACAGGAAGACCGGCGTCTGGAAGCGCTCCGCCAACTCGAAGGCCTGGACGGCGAAATCGAAGCACTCGCCGGGGTGGGCGGGGAAGAGGAGGATGTGCTTGGTGTCGCCATGGGAGGCGTAGGCCACCTGCAGCAGGTCCGCCTGCTGGGTGCGCGTGGGCATGCCGGTGGAGGGTCCCGCGCGCTGGATGTCGAAGAAGACGGACGGAATCTCGGCGTAATACGCCAGGCCGATGAACTCGCTCATGAGGGAGATGCCCGGCCCACTGGTCGAGGTGAAGGCGCGCGCCCCTGCCCAGCCGGCGCCTACCACGATGCCGGCCGCGGCCAGCTCGTCCTCCGCCTGGACGATGCAGAAGCGGTTCTTGCCCGAGGCGGGGTCGCGGCGGTAGCGCTGGCAGAAGGCGGAGAAGGCGTCGATCAGAGAGGTCGACGGCGTGATGGGGTACCAGGCGGCGACGGTCGCGCCGGCGTACACGGCCCCCAGCGCCGCGGCGGTGTTGCCGTCGATCAGGATCGAGTCGGCGGTGGCGTCCATGCGTTCGAGTCGGAAGGGCAGGGGGCAGTCGAAGTGCTCGATTGCGTAGTCGTAGCCCAGGCGGATGGCCAGGAAGTTCGAGTCCAGCAGCGCCTTTTTCCGGGCGAACTTCTGGCGGAGCAGCTCCGTTACGACGTCCATCTCGATGTCCAGGATCGCGCATACGGCGCCGGCGTACACGATGTTCTTCATCAGGATGCGTTCCCGGTCGCCGTCGAAGTGCTGGACGCACATACGGGCGAGCGGGATGCCGAAGAAGGTCACGTCATCGCGGCGCAGCGCGGCGGGCAGCGGCCAGCTCGAGTCGTGCAGCAAGTAGCCGCCGGGCCGGACTTCGGCAATGTCGCGGGCGTAGGTGGCCGCGTTCATGGCCACGACCAGGTCGAACTCCGGCGGGCGCGCCGTGTGGCCCTCCCGGTTCACCCGGATCTCGTACCAGGTGGGCAGCCCCTGGATATTCGAGGGGAACAGGTTCTTGCCCGAGACCGGGATCCCCATGCGGAAGATGGCCTGCATGAGCAGACTGTTGGCGCTGGCCGAGCCCGTGCCGTTGACCGTCGCGATCTTGAGGGCGAAGTCATTGATGCTAGACACCGGCCAGCACCTCGCGCTTCTCGCCGGCGGCCAGGCCGGCATAGGGGATGAGCAGTTCGAACTGGCGCATGTCCCAGGCGGCGGTGGGGCAGCGCTCGGCG includes:
- a CDS encoding 2-oxoacid:acceptor oxidoreductase subunit alpha: MSSINDFALKIATVNGTGSASANSLLMQAIFRMGIPVSGKNLFPSNIQGLPTWYEIRVNREGHTARPPEFDLVVAMNAATYARDIAEVRPGGYLLHDSSWPLPAALRRDDVTFFGIPLARMCVQHFDGDRERILMKNIVYAGAVCAILDIEMDVVTELLRQKFARKKALLDSNFLAIRLGYDYAIEHFDCPLPFRLERMDATADSILIDGNTAAALGAVYAGATVAAWYPITPSTSLIDAFSAFCQRYRRDPASGKNRFCIVQAEDELAAAGIVVGAGWAGARAFTSTSGPGISLMSEFIGLAYYAEIPSVFFDIQRAGPSTGMPTRTQQADLLQVAYASHGDTKHILLFPAHPGECFDFAVQAFELAERFQTPVFLLSDLDIGMNDWVVPRLRWDDRYRPDRGKVLDAPALERMEKFYRYLDGDGDAVAARTLPGVHARGAYFTRGSGHNKYGGYTEDAAEYAEVMERLKRKLEAAARQVPAPELRALPGARLGMVSLGSCHAAVLEAQEQLARQGLPLDYLRVRGFPFDAPVREFLERHALSFVVEQNRDGQLAALLRIETGVPGERLAGVRQYGGLPLSCHHVVEGVRAEIERKGLARSLGLKPAPAGPGRKRKGERPALSEGWSGSGRISKLSAGRPQATAAAAAEAAERQE